The stretch of DNA CCGTATTACTTTACTGAGGGGGCAATGCTTGGCCTTTACCGGTATCTGAAGTACAAAAAGGCTGATGATGATAAAAAAGACGAAAAAGAAATAAAAGAAGCTGTGATTTTATCTAAGGACAAAGATTTCCCCGTTCAGTGGCTTACACTTAACACAATGGCAAGCACGTTTGCACGGGATCTTGTAAATTCGCCATCAAAGGACATGACACCAACATCGCTTACCGATGTGGCGAAATCTTTGGCGGGAAAAAATCTGAAAGTTAAAGTATTAGAACAAAAAGATTCGGAAAAAGAGGGGATGTGGTCATATCTGGCTGTAGCAAAGGGTTCGGCAGAGCCTCCAAAGTTTATAGTGCTTGAATACAACGGAGCCGGAAAGGCTGTACCGCTGGCAATAGTGGGAAAGGCAATAACTTTTGACAGTGGCGGACTGTCTCTTAAACCAGCTGATTCCATGGAGGATATGAAACAGGATATGGCAGGAGGCGCTGCAACCCTTGCCATCTTTAAGGCAGTATCGTTCTTAAAACTTCCGATTAACCTTATCGGAGTGCTGCCGGCAACGGAAAACATGCCGGGAGGGCATGCAATCAGGCCAGGTGATGTTGTGACAGCAATAACCGGAAAGACAATTGAGATTTTAAACACAGATGCCGAAGGACGGCTTGCGCTTGTGGATGCCATAGGCTACGTCATAAAGCATTACAAACCGGAGGCCGTAATAGATATGGCCACACTGACCGGAGCCTGCTCTATAGCGCTTGGCAACGAGGCTGTTGCTATGATGGGTAATGACGAAAAAATAATGGCTGAAATTAGAGAAGCCTCAGATGAAACCTTTGAACGTGTGTGGCAGATGCCTCTATTTGAAGAGTTCAAAGAATATTTAAAAAGCGATGTGGCAGATATTAAAAACATAGGCGGACGCACAGGCGGGCTAATCACAGCAGCTTACTTTATAAAGGAATTTGTGGGAGAGACCCCGTGGGTGCATCTTGATATAGCCTCTACCGCTTTTTTAGCCAAACCTAAGCCGTACTTTGTTAAAGGAGCAACGGCAGTGGGCGTTAGATTGCTTTTAGAACTAATCCGAAAGAGAGTCGAAAAAGCACAGAAATCCTAAATGAAGCCTGTTGTTAAGACAGAGTTCAGGGAGGTTCCCTCCTATATCACAAAGGACGGCTCTGAGATACGAGAGCTTATGCATCCATCCGTGCATGGGAATAAAAACCAGAGCCTTGCCAGCGCTGTAATTGCACAAGGGCAGGAAACCTTGCTACATAAGCACATAAATACAGAAGAGCTCTACCACATAGTGTCCGGCACAGGGCTTATGCACATAGATGGCAGTGAGTTTGCTGTTAACCCGGGAGATACGGTTTTAATAGAGCCTGGGATTCCTCATAAGATAAAAAACACTGGGCGGGAGCCGCTACAAATCCTCTGTGCATCCTCCCCACCCTACAGTCACAGTGATACTATCATCTTGTCTAAGTAAAAAGGCGGCCTTTGTAAAACAGCCGCCTTATCATTACAATGTTTACTGAATCAACTTCAGAACAGTTTGCGGTATAGTGTTAGCCTGCGCTAAGACGGAAATACCGGATTGCTGTAAGATCATGTATTTGGTCATATTTGCCGTTTCGTTAGCAAAATCAGCATCCTGAATTCTTGACCGGGAGGCCATTGTTGACTCTATAACTGTATCTATATTATCGCTAACTGCTTGAAACTGGTTTTCTTTGGCACCCATTTTTGCCAATTCCGCTGTAACTACATTCAGTGCGCCATCTACAATAGCGATTGTGTTGGAGGCTGCTGATTTATATCCGTCAACCGATGTAGGGTCGGCAACCCTAAGCGCTGCAAGTCCTGTATAGGTGATGGGGGAGGATGCGATATCACTCCAGTTTACCGGATACGGTGTCACATTACCGGTAAGGGATCTGGTGCCGACACCGGGAACATAAGCCATAGCGCTGGCTGTGTGTATATCTTTTAGGAACATCATAGGACCATCTTTAGATCCGTCAGCACTAAATATTTTGCCACCAACTGAGTCAGTGTTTAATGAGTTTATAACAACGCTAATAGCAGGGTCAGAGGCTGCATAACTTGCAAAAATCCTTGATTTAAAAGTACCGGAGAGAAGTTTGGTATCATTAAATTTAGTTTGCTCGGAAATACGTCCTATCTCCTCTGTCAGGGAATCAATTTCGTTTTGCATGTATGAGACATCAGTGACACCGTACTGGCCGCTCATCGCCTGCACAGCAAGTTCTCTCATCCTTTGAAGGTTTGAGGTTATCTGGCCCATGGAACCCTCAGCTGTCTGTGCCATAGAAAGGCCGTCAGCAGCATTCCGCACAGCTATAGTAAGGCCGCGTATCTGAGTCTCCTGTCTTGTTACAATAGCAAGTCCGGCTGCATCGTCCTTTGCAGAGTTTATCCTCAAACCCGATGACAATCTCTGCATCGTATTAGCAAGGGGCAGCATAGTCTTTCTCAGGTTTCTCTGCGCGTCTATGGACATAATATTTGTGTTAATCGTTAGGCCTGCCATGTGTCACCTCCGTTCATTTGTGTCCTACACATCCTTGTTAGTTTTCTTTTAATGTCCTTATCGGTCATTCTACTTTAACTCCCTGTTTACCCCTTAACTCCTTAGTTACCTTTTAGCTCCGCTTATGCTTTATTTATTAAATCAACTTAATTTAATCATGACTACATATATGCAATATGCGTGCCAGACCCCATAACGCATTGATTTATAAGGATATGTTATCTTTGTTGGTTTCTGAGGCAAATTTTGAGCTTTTTGACTTGCGGTACAAATTGCCTGCAGGTAGGAAATTTTTTCACTCTTAGTACCGCTATAGTATTGACTGGGCAATAAACCCTGGCCATCAACACACCCTATAGTTGTTATTTTCCCTTTTGTGTGTTAATATTTAGTTAGGGGGTGGGGAGATGATAAAGAAGATCCCCATTGAAGAGCTTTGTGTCGGTATGTATGTTGACAGTATAGACGAGAAATGGATACAGACGCCATTTCTGCTGCACCACTTTTCAGTCACAACCCAAAAACAAATAGCACAAATCAAAGAACTCGGTATTAAGCATGTTCACGTTGATACCGGCAAATCAAGCCATCTTAATGAGGTTTCTGAGGTTGTTGCTTCTAATAATTTAGAAGATAAAAGCGATAAACTTAATATCCAACCCTTACCGTACACACAAGAAGAGCTTACAAAATATTATCACGACATTAACCTTTTCACACACATAGACAGGGACACTCTGATAAAAGGAGCTCTTATTGACTTTTCACTGTATATAAAAAAAGATATCAAGGTGCATATTTTACAAAAATATGAGGGTAAAAATATAGAAATAACAGATTCATTACTGTCAACCGAGGGAGATATTGCCATAGAGAAGGAATCTACCCATAAGTACAGAAACTACCTGAATGATCTATCCGGAACGAAATCTTTAAGTGAGCCGGATAAATTTAAACACATAAGGCAATCAATAATCCGAGAGAACTCTAAGATACTTATGCATGAGCTTTTGGATGACCCCAGATGTGGAGATAAAATCAAAGAATGCAGAGGTTCAGTTGAGGAGATTGTAGATACGATAGAAAAAAACGGTATAGTAATAAAGGATTTGTTGACAATTAATAAATATGACTACTATACATACACACATTCGGTAAATGTATGCGTACTTTCTATTGGACTTGCTCTATCACTGGGGACATTTACAAAAAGCGAAATACATTCAATTGGTATGGGAGCGCTTTTGCACGATATAGGTAAGAGTTCCATACCAGTAGAGATTTTAAATAAACCTTCAATGCTCAATGAGAAAGAATATTCCATCATGAGACAACACGTGCTGATGGCTAACAAGATATTATCCGAACAAAAAATACTGCTAAATGAAATTTACCACCCAGTGATGGAACACCATGAGAAACTAACAGGTGGCGGCTATCCTAAAGGACTAACAGATAGTCAAATTCACCCGTGGGGAAAATTGGTATCTTTGATAGATGCCTACGATGCTTTGACTACTGCCCGTCCATACAAGAGGGCTTTTTCACCCTTTGAGGCACTCTCAGTGATAAGACAACAACTAAATGATTTCGACCATACTTACTTTGTAAACCTGGTTAAAATACTTGGGTCTATAACCGATTGATGTACAGTCTAAACCATTGCAATCAATTAAAAATAAACTTGGTACCAACAGCCGGCATTATAAACGACTCAGGAAATGCCTCAGTCATCGCATGTACAGCAGTGAAACCAGTACAATGGCACGGGACAACGCAGGCCGGATTTATTTTCTTTAACTCAGCTATTGTCTCAGGGATTATCTTTTCAAACAAATAGCCGGATAAATGAAATCCCCCCATTATCGCATATATCTCATGAATTCCTGTAAGTTTAACTGCATACTTAATTATATTGATTAAACCTGAGTGAGCACAGCCGGTTAGAATCACAAGTCCTTTGCCTGAGACATTTAAGATTATGCTCATGTCATCTTTTATAAAAGGGTCGGAACACCACTCAGCCCCACGTTTTATGTAGTGAAAAGGGAAACCTTTTTCAAATTCCGTAGTTCGTGGGATTTCTCCTGAGATTAGCACCCTCCCATTATAAAGAGTCGAGGGCTCAGTAACTGTTATTGCAGTAAAATTCTCAGAATAAATGAGAGCCTTATCAATACTTGGCAAAAGTATTTCTTCTTTATTTGGCAGCAGCACTTTTCTTTCCAGTAAAGCATCCGGATGAAAATATATATTGATTTTCTGAGTCCTCAGCTTGCCGGCTATCACCTGTAACCCTCCAACGTGGTCAAAGTGTCCATGGCTTAAAATTATTGATGATACCACTGTTATATCAATATCGAAAACATCAAGGTTGTGGGCGTAGCAGTTGTGATTCAAACCGGTGTCGAATAAAAAACTCTCTTCTAATTCATCATCTATAATTGACACTATTAAAGAAAAGCCATGTTCTGCCACAGGAAGATGCTCACTACTTAATCCGCTGCCGGCTCTGTAACGCTTGGCATGAGCTGTATCAGTCATAAGAATATCTGTATAATTGTCCATTATAACAGAAATTCTTACCTCCTTGACAGCCTTTAAAAGACTGTCATGTTTAAGCGGTAACATCATCACTGACTTACTCCTATACTAACACTGACAATGATTCTTAGCAAGCAGCGAGAATACCTAAAAAATTTTTAAATTTACTCTTGACAAGACATATGTTATATGATAAGCTATGTATAGATACTACATAGATAAAAAAAGGACATAAACATGAACAGAATGCGGCATGGACAGCAACAATGCGGAAAACGGCTTGGAGGTACTCTTGAACTTATGGAGTCGTGCATTCTCCTAACGTTAAAAAAACAAGCAGGGCATGGTTATGAGATAGCAAGGTCATTAGATAAGCATGGTATGTGTAAACGTGGATTGGGACCACTTTATACGATTCTCAACAAGATGGAAGAGCGGGGGCTAATCAAATCGCAGTGGGATACAAGCACTAAACATGGCCCTGCCAGACGGATTTATGAAATAACAGAGGGTGGAGTAATTCATCTTGAGGGTTTGGTTGCTATCTTACAGGAGACGCTCAAAACGGTTTCATCTGTGATTGATGAATTTAAGTCTAACAGTGGTGAAAAAACATAATAATTATTCTTAACCATAGTAATTAAGGAGGTTGTGATAATGTCAGTACTTAAAAAGATAAAGAAGATGATCTCAAAGTGTGATGGCTCTGTTTTTGTGAAATCAGTGGGTGATGTTGCAGAGCTGGTGAGATCGCTTATTGGTACTACAAAAAAGTCGGATTCAACTAAAAATTCATCCGTAAGAAGTGTTTTTACTGGATGCGGCAAAAATGGCACGCTACAAATCAGATGCAAATAAGGCGGGCAGCAATGCCGTTTTATGAACAATTTAAAAACGGAGGGTACTAACATGCAAGGACACGGAAAAGGTATGTGTGACAGTAGCACAACAGAGCAGCGTCGTGGCCAGGGGATGGGTAAGGGTTTTTGTCATGGAAAGCGCCTTGACAGCTCAGATTTAACTGATGCTGAGTCTCTCAAAAACCGGCTGAGTATGTTAGACAAAGAGCGTGATGAGGTAGCTAACCGCCTGTCTAAACTTGAAAAGACAGATACTAATACCAAGTAGTGACGGTTGATTTTGCCGGAGAGTTTCACCGAAACAGCGAGTGTGAAGCTCCTCGGCAAGAGATGTAGAAATACATTGAAATAAGGGTAAAAGGAGCTTCCTTCTATCTTTAAAGTTTTTATTCCAACAGAATTAAATGGAACTAAACCCCTTTGTTAGGTCTGAAAAAGGCAGGGGGAAAAAGCTGGTTGAACATATTGTAAAAAATGGTGTGGAAAGCGTCTGCACAAAAGAAGATTTGCGTGACAAGGGGCCTGGCTTGATGCTTTATCATCATGGTATAGATACAAGAATTACTGAGTTAACATCAGTAAGTGAATTAGTTGCAGACTATTTCGGAAATTCCAGAGCTGTGTTTGCACAAAGGAGAAGTTAGAGTGTAATTTATGTTAACTTGTACCAAACGCAAGGAGGGTTGCCATGTATGCGAACGTACTGATAAGAGTTCTAAAGTATGTTATTCCGGCTGTGCTTTCGCTTATTGGTAAATCCTCAGTTGTGGATATGAAAGACAATCCAAAGGAAACCGTCTTTAGAGCAATTGCCAAAAGCATCGGCACAAAGAACTTAGCACTGGGAGTTACAATTGCAACGGGACTGGAAACCGGTTTAGCATTATACTCCAAACCTGGCCTCCATGCCTCTGTGGAGTCTTTAATAAAGGAGATAATTTCCGGCAGTGGGGAAAATGGAGAGTATCCGGTGAGTGTTGAAAACTATGCAGATGAGATAGAATTTCTTTTTAAAAAACATAATTTGAAACCAAATCGTTTAGCTATTGACGGTATTGTTGGATGCGGCAAGAGCACACTTTCTTTAGCTCTTGCTAGAAAACTTGGCATGAGGTGGCAATCATTAGACCACATGAATATGGATAAACCAATTGATTTTAGTGCTGAAAACACCATTTATGAACATCACAGACTTTTACGAACCCAGAATATTGATTGTTTTGATGCAATAATCTACATAGATGAACCCATAGAGATTTCAAAAGAAAGGATATTAAACCGCAAACGTGGAGGATATCTGGTAGATATACTGGATTTTGAAAAACATAAACGTGTTGGGAAAATGGCATTTAATGTGGCAGATGGGGTGGAGATTGCAATTTCAGACAGTTTCATTAAGATAAAACTCAGACCAAAGGATGGTTTTAAATCCCATGAAAATATAGTAGCCGAGCTTAAGAAAAAAGGAATTAAGGCAGAAAATATTTCTAAGGAGGAGCTGCTGTTTCTGTGTACGGAACATGAGGTATGCAAGGGGTTTTTAGCTTATGTTAATGCAGACGCTTACACAAAAGAGATATTGACAGGTGTTGCCTCAGGGTTAAGGCAATTAGCAAAATGACAATTGACAACTTGATACAAAAAGATATTGAGATAAGTGGTTATATTTATAGAGCTTTTAATCACAGATTCAGAAAAGCACTCGGGGTGTTGACGCACTTAGGCGATGGAGCGCTGTGGGGTGTTTTGTATTTTCTGTTTTTATTTGTCATCAAACCTCATGTAATAACTTTGATTCATAAAATAATATTGGGGGAATTTATAGGCTTGTTGATTATCATACTCCTTAGGTACGTTACAAGGCGAAACAGACCCGATAAAGACTACCGCTCAACGATACCATGGAACCACTATTCGTTTCCGTCACACCATACGTTCAGAGTGTTTTATATATCTTTTGTAGCCGGCACTTATTATCCCTCCATATTTTCAATTCTGCTTTTTTGCTCCTGTGTTGTGGCATTAAGCAGAATATGTCTGTTGAAGCATTTTCTGACAGATGTGCTGGGAGGTATAATTATCTCAGTAGTAATGGCAAAAGTTTTAACTTAATATATAATGCTAATCTATTAGCTGCTAATATACCCATATACTACAAAACATGATATTTTCTGATATACTAATTTCAGGGACGGGTGCATGACTTCAAAGATTATACTTTAGGAGCAGAGAGATGGATTGTTATGAGCAGACATCAGACTTTTCATTAAGTAGAAGTATTTTATTATGGCTTATAATAGTCTCAAGCCTGTACATCAGCAGTTTGTTTGGGTATTTAGTCTTTCACACGTTTGCAGAGATGTTTAGTATAGTTATAGCGTTTTGCATATTCACACTTTCTTATAACACTCGCAGATACATACAAAATAATTATTTATACTTCATAGGATTAACATACTTCTTTGTAGGATGCCTTGACACACTGCATACACTTACATATAAGGGCATGAATGTTATACCGGGAAAATTAGTAGCAACTGAAATATGGATAGCAAC from Nitrospirota bacterium encodes:
- a CDS encoding DUF3391 domain-containing protein; this encodes MIKKIPIEELCVGMYVDSIDEKWIQTPFLLHHFSVTTQKQIAQIKELGIKHVHVDTGKSSHLNEVSEVVASNNLEDKSDKLNIQPLPYTQEELTKYYHDINLFTHIDRDTLIKGALIDFSLYIKKDIKVHILQKYEGKNIEITDSLLSTEGDIAIEKESTHKYRNYLNDLSGTKSLSEPDKFKHIRQSIIRENSKILMHELLDDPRCGDKIKECRGSVEEIVDTIEKNGIVIKDLLTINKYDYYTYTHSVNVCVLSIGLALSLGTFTKSEIHSIGMGALLHDIGKSSIPVEILNKPSMLNEKEYSIMRQHVLMANKILSEQKILLNEIYHPVMEHHEKLTGGGYPKGLTDSQIHPWGKLVSLIDAYDALTTARPYKRAFSPFEALSVIRQQLNDFDHTYFVNLVKILGSITD
- a CDS encoding phosphatase PAP2 family protein, with the translated sequence MTIDNLIQKDIEISGYIYRAFNHRFRKALGVLTHLGDGALWGVLYFLFLFVIKPHVITLIHKIILGEFIGLLIIILLRYVTRRNRPDKDYRSTIPWNHYSFPSHHTFRVFYISFVAGTYYPSIFSILLFCSCVVALSRICLLKHFLTDVLGGIIISVVMAKVLT
- a CDS encoding leucyl aminopeptidase, encoding MEITIKDAYELDYKSDCLVLPFFETADMELCADIDAKIGGLIQKVITSGEFKAKEGQCVVLYVSGVSFDRLLLVGLGKRADITAEKLRRAGSKAFVRARESKTETVTISVRALNETEKSIGAFSPPYYFTEGAMLGLYRYLKYKKADDDKKDEKEIKEAVILSKDKDFPVQWLTLNTMASTFARDLVNSPSKDMTPTSLTDVAKSLAGKNLKVKVLEQKDSEKEGMWSYLAVAKGSAEPPKFIVLEYNGAGKAVPLAIVGKAITFDSGGLSLKPADSMEDMKQDMAGGAATLAIFKAVSFLKLPINLIGVLPATENMPGGHAIRPGDVVTAITGKTIEILNTDAEGRLALVDAIGYVIKHYKPEAVIDMATLTGACSIALGNEAVAMMGNDEKIMAEIREASDETFERVWQMPLFEEFKEYLKSDVADIKNIGGRTGGLITAAYFIKEFVGETPWVHLDIASTAFLAKPKPYFVKGATAVGVRLLLELIRKRVEKAQKS
- a CDS encoding cupin domain-containing protein, with product MKPVVKTEFREVPSYITKDGSEIRELMHPSVHGNKNQSLASAVIAQGQETLLHKHINTEELYHIVSGTGLMHIDGSEFAVNPGDTVLIEPGIPHKIKNTGREPLQILCASSPPYSHSDTIILSK
- a CDS encoding MBL fold metallo-hydrolase; this encodes MMLPLKHDSLLKAVKEVRISVIMDNYTDILMTDTAHAKRYRAGSGLSSEHLPVAEHGFSLIVSIIDDELEESFLFDTGLNHNCYAHNLDVFDIDITVVSSIILSHGHFDHVGGLQVIAGKLRTQKINIYFHPDALLERKVLLPNKEEILLPSIDKALIYSENFTAITVTEPSTLYNGRVLISGEIPRTTEFEKGFPFHYIKRGAEWCSDPFIKDDMSIILNVSGKGLVILTGCAHSGLINIIKYAVKLTGIHEIYAIMGGFHLSGYLFEKIIPETIAELKKINPACVVPCHCTGFTAVHAMTEAFPESFIMPAVGTKFIFN
- a CDS encoding helix-turn-helix transcriptional regulator, producing MNRMRHGQQQCGKRLGGTLELMESCILLTLKKQAGHGYEIARSLDKHGMCKRGLGPLYTILNKMEERGLIKSQWDTSTKHGPARRIYEITEGGVIHLEGLVAILQETLKTVSSVIDEFKSNSGEKT